From the bacterium genome, the window GGAGAGGGCGTTTTTGCCGTCGATCTGCGGGCCCGCCGCATCTGATCCGCCCTGAACCCGTTGCGCCCCCCCGAAGGACGGGATGTCCTCGCGCCCGAGCGTCCTCTTCTCCTTCTTTCAGCGTTACGGAAGCGGCTCGCCGCTTAGATTCTCGGCGCGTTCGATATCGATGAGGACGGCCAGACCCTTCTTCTCCGGGTCGCTGTCGCGCTCGGCCTGCTGCATCGTCTCCCAGACCCGTTCGTACTCGGGGCCCGAGGTGAAAAGCCGCGCCGTGCCGTAGAAGCGCGCGATACCCCCTTTGGGCAGCACCCCGCTCGCCCGCAGTTCGCGGTCGCGGAAGAAGACGGTGAGTTTCGTGCCGTCCTTCACCGCATCGTGCGTGGAGCCGCGGCCGCGGTCCCAGTAGGCGAGCGTCTCA encodes:
- a CDS encoding pyridoxamine 5'-phosphate oxidase family protein codes for the protein MAKIPKALHEPINMAFPNNVCTLGTVLSNGYAQITPKGSILVYDDETLAYWDRGRGSTHDAVKDGTKLTVFFRDRELRASGVLPKGGIARFYGTARLFTSGPEYERVWETMQQAERDSDPEKKGLAVLIDIERAENLSGEPLP